The Flammeovirgaceae bacterium genome contains a region encoding:
- a CDS encoding PA0069 family radical SAM protein: protein MENYFKGRGSQLKTENRFLKAHYVAAHVEGLDEPLLSSPETQLFFENSKTVVNKVNSPDLGMAWSLNPYQGCEHGCVYCYARNTHEYYGFSAGIDFESRIMVKRNAPQLLEKFLLKPDWQPVPISVSGNTDCYQPVERKLKITRGLLNVFATYRHPVGMITKNSLILRDLDLLKDLASDNLVHVYISITTLNEDLRRVMEPRTASAVKRLKTIEALAAAGVPVGIMNAPIIPGLNHHEIPAVIKAAADHGALAAGMTVVRLNGAIGKIFEDWLQKNFPDRFTKVWNQVCSLHGGSVNDSKFGRRISGEGNIAAAIHQLYRAAKKKYLAGRTMPPINLTKFRRGGSLNLFETL from the coding sequence ATGGAAAACTATTTCAAAGGTCGTGGCTCACAGCTAAAAACCGAAAACCGGTTTTTGAAGGCGCACTATGTTGCTGCGCATGTGGAAGGGTTGGATGAACCCTTGCTATCTTCTCCGGAAACACAGCTCTTTTTCGAAAATTCAAAAACCGTTGTTAATAAGGTTAATAGTCCGGATTTGGGTATGGCCTGGTCGCTCAACCCGTACCAGGGCTGTGAGCACGGATGTGTGTACTGCTACGCACGCAACACACACGAGTATTACGGCTTTAGTGCTGGCATTGATTTCGAGAGTCGCATTATGGTGAAGCGGAACGCTCCGCAGTTGCTTGAAAAATTTCTGCTGAAACCAGACTGGCAACCGGTGCCCATCAGTGTTTCAGGCAATACCGATTGCTACCAGCCCGTTGAGCGAAAATTGAAAATTACCCGCGGGCTGCTGAACGTTTTTGCCACGTACCGCCATCCGGTTGGCATGATTACGAAAAACAGCCTTATCCTTCGGGATCTTGATTTACTAAAAGATCTGGCTTCCGATAACCTGGTGCATGTGTACATTTCCATAACCACTTTGAATGAAGACTTAAGAAGAGTGATGGAACCCCGAACCGCCAGCGCGGTGAAGCGACTGAAAACCATTGAAGCGCTTGCAGCAGCCGGGGTTCCGGTAGGGATCATGAATGCACCCATCATTCCCGGATTGAATCATCACGAAATCCCTGCCGTGATAAAAGCGGCTGCCGACCACGGTGCACTCGCTGCCGGCATGACGGTTGTTCGATTAAACGGAGCAATAGGCAAAATTTTTGAGGACTGGCTGCAAAAAAATTTTCCGGATCGGTTTACTAAAGTGTGGAACCAGGTATGCTCGCTGCATGGAGGATCCGTAAATGATTCAAAGTTCGGCAGGAGAATTAGCGGTGAAGGGAATATCGCAGCGGCTATTCACCAGTTGTACCGGGCTGCAAAGAAAAAATATCTTGCCGGCAGAACCATGCCCCCGATTAATTTAACCAAATTCAGAAGAGGCGGGAGTCTTAACCTGTTTGAAACGTTATAG
- the lysA gene encoding diaminopimelate decarboxylase, with translation MELKDGHYVIQDVRVATIAERFGTPVYVYDAGKIIHQLKTLRTVFSNSDVKIKYAIKALSNLSVLRLLQKHGAGADAVSIQEVHLALKAGFLPAEIMFSPNCADFSEIEEAVKLGLTINIDNLSYLKKFGSQYRSSYPCSIRLNPHILAGGNIKISTGHSESKFGISVYQLPQIMEVVNQYNIRVNGLHIHTGSDITETDVFLKMADIFFSVARDFPDLKFIDFGSGFKVAYKEGDTVTNVFDLGIKLTESFNAFCKQYGRKLELWFEPGKFIVSEAGVLLAKVTVVKSTPSTTFVGVNTGLNHLLRPMMYDAYHHIVNISNPSGEQKLYTVVGYICETDTLGADRKLNEVREGDILAIKNAGAYGFSMASNYNSRLRPAEALIINNETKLIREAEGFDDLLDGQIDISL, from the coding sequence ATGGAATTGAAAGACGGGCACTATGTTATTCAGGATGTACGCGTTGCTACCATTGCTGAGCGGTTTGGTACACCGGTGTATGTTTACGATGCCGGAAAAATCATTCACCAGCTAAAAACCCTTCGCACCGTTTTTTCCAATTCCGATGTGAAGATTAAGTACGCCATCAAGGCGTTGTCCAATCTTTCTGTTTTACGCTTGCTGCAAAAGCACGGAGCCGGTGCCGATGCTGTTTCCATACAGGAAGTTCACCTGGCGTTGAAAGCCGGTTTTTTACCTGCAGAAATTATGTTTTCGCCCAACTGTGCCGACTTCAGCGAAATTGAAGAGGCCGTTAAACTAGGCCTCACCATTAACATTGATAACCTATCGTACCTGAAAAAATTCGGATCGCAATACCGGAGTTCCTATCCCTGCTCCATCCGGTTAAACCCGCACATCCTTGCCGGTGGCAATATTAAAATATCCACAGGTCACAGCGAATCGAAGTTCGGAATCTCCGTGTACCAGCTTCCGCAAATTATGGAGGTAGTAAATCAGTACAACATCCGGGTTAACGGGCTGCACATTCATACCGGCTCTGACATTACCGAAACGGACGTGTTTCTGAAGATGGCCGATATTTTTTTCAGCGTGGCCCGCGATTTTCCCGACCTGAAGTTTATTGATTTTGGCAGCGGTTTTAAAGTGGCCTACAAAGAAGGCGATACCGTTACCAATGTTTTCGACCTGGGCATAAAACTTACTGAGTCGTTCAATGCGTTTTGCAAACAATACGGCCGCAAACTGGAACTGTGGTTTGAGCCCGGAAAATTTATTGTAAGCGAAGCGGGCGTTTTGCTTGCCAAAGTAACGGTTGTAAAAAGTACACCTTCAACAACGTTTGTTGGTGTAAACACAGGACTGAACCACTTGCTGCGCCCCATGATGTACGATGCATACCACCACATTGTAAACATTTCCAATCCGTCTGGAGAACAAAAACTTTACACGGTGGTGGGTTATATATGCGAAACCGATACCCTGGGTGCCGACCGAAAGTTGAATGAGGTTCGCGAAGGGGATATACTGGCCATTAAAAATGCTGGGGCCTACGGGTTTTCAATGGCTTCCAACTACAACTCTCGTCTGCGCCCAGCCGAAGCACTCATAATCAATAACGAGACGAAACTGATACGGGAGGCTGAAGGGTTTGATGATTTGTTAGATGGCCAGATTGATATAAGTCTATAA